The following coding sequences are from one Primulina eburnea isolate SZY01 chromosome 15, ASM2296580v1, whole genome shotgun sequence window:
- the LOC140814558 gene encoding protein ALTERED PHOSPHATE STARVATION RESPONSE 1-like, giving the protein MGCVASRLEEEEEVVSMCRERKHQLKVAVERRYALADAHYRYCKSLYGVSAAINFFVSRHSSPPSPFFVTFPPPSPPPSRPKENVVSNPLFLQQTPPEPTKETVACESCSRSSTSSISSEEDCKEKNRKEQPVCGYFYMDLPNGIASPNRDFGWDFFNPFNGVTRHDVINVYSRISEEDLRVVREQEGIPELEDEEGERIEEEEMAMVRKERLETEKVSSVEVVKAVYGDNVSQGEHQHQPKGLTVIDTPVGGRELLEALKDIEDHFIKAYESGKDVSRMLECNKIQLQSNLEEIKENSTKLIQAITWRTASSRSSSSKSLVASSSKSSTTWTEFNNDLFDDYGGMNSGSHSLTLGRLYAWEKKLYQEVKDGDSIQRIYERKCNHLRNQDVRGDEGIAVDKSRAAVKDLYSRILVAIRSAETISNQIDKLRDEELEPQIRELLQGMMTTWKIMSECHEIQNKIIFELKTFNCPSYGKFINESHRRATLQLEIELVNMRACFIEYIATLKGYVEALYKWLSKFIAPDVEFYSSGRTSALPGRSSGPPLLTVCHDWLNLINKLPDKSVSLAVKSCYKDVRTLWIQQGEEQQQKRKVDSLSKELDKKTSAFKKAENRVFEFRLMDKNTDTETENQTESFIDRKDVLDNLRRRVDLEKEKHHDCMKETERITLKSFQTGFGRVFESLTEFSRAAFNMYSELSSVETGEKPSRIEGAPVDEDGGIR; this is encoded by the exons ATGGGGTGTGTAGCCTCCAggttagaagaagaagaagaagtagtCTCCATGTGTAGGGAAAGGAAGCATCAACTCAAGGTTGCTGTGGAGAGAAGATATGCACTTGCAGATGCTCACTACAGATACTGTAAATCCTTGTATGGAGTCTCTGCCGCCATAAATTTCTTTGTTTCTCGCCATTCTTCACCCCCATCACCATTTTTCGTGACCTTTCCACCGCCATCTCCGCCGCCCAGTCGGCCCAAAGAAAATGTGGTGTCAAACCCTTTGTTTCTCCAGCAAACACCGCCTGAGCCCACCAAAGAAACCGTTGCTTGCGAGTCATGCAGCAGGTCCTCCACAAGCTCGATTTCTTCCGAGGAAGACTGCAAGGAGAAGAATCGTAAAGAACAGCCAGTTTGTGGGTATTTTTACATGGATTTGCCTAACGGAATAGCTTCACCAAACAGAGATTTTGGGTGGGATTTTTTTAACCCCTTTAATGGCGTAACCAGGCATGATGTGATAAATGTATATAGCAGAATATCAGAGGAGGACCTGAGGGTGGTGAGGGAACAAGAAGGGATTCCAGAGCTTGAAGATGAAGAAGGGGAAAGAATAGAGGAAGAGGAAATGGCTATGGTGAGAAAAGAAAGACTTGAGACAGAGAAGGTGTCTAGTGTTGAAGTTGTGAAGGCAGTGTATGGTGATAATGTGAGCCAGGGGGAGCATCAGCATCAGCCCAAAGGGCTCACTGTTATTGATACACCAGTGGGAGGAAGAGAGTTGTTGGAGGCATTAAAAGATATCGAAGACCACTTTATTAAAGCCTATGAATCTGGTAAGGATGTTTCCAGAATGCTTGAGTGTAACAAGATCCAGTTGCAGTCTAATCTGGAAGAAATTAAAG AGAATTCGACGAAATTAATCCAAGCTATTACATGGCGTACTGCTTCTTCCCGTTCATCATCTTCCAAGAGTTTGGTAGCATCTTCATCCAAAAGCTCGACGACATGGACAGAATTCAATAATGATCTTTTTGATGATTATGGAGGAATGAATTCTGGAAGCCATTCACTGACTCTTGGACGGCTCTATGCATGGGAAAAGAAACTCTATCAAGAAGTCAAA GATGGAGATAGCATTCAAAGAATTTATGAAAGAAAATGCAATCATCTTAGGAACCAAGATGTTAGAGGAGATGAAGGAATTGCAGTGGATAAATCGCGAGCAGCGGTTAAAGATTTATACAGCAGGATCCTTGTGGCAATTCGAAGTGCTGAGACGATTTCAAACCAAATAGATAAACTGCGAGATGAAGAACTGGAGCCCCAAATAAGAGAGCTTCTTCAAGG TATGATGACAACCTGGAAAATTATGTCGGAATGTCACGAAATCCAGAACAAGATTATATTCGAACTCAAAACATTCAACTGTCCTTCTTATGGAAAATTCATCAACGAGTCACATCGACGAGCTACCCTTCAACTAGAAATCGAGCTGGTGAACATGCGAGCTTGCTTTATAGAATATATTGCAACACTGAAAGGATACGTTGAAGCCCTTTACAAATGGTTATCCAAGTTCATTGCCCCGGACGTCGAGTTTTACTCTAGTGGCCGGACTTCTGCTCTGCCAGGTCGATCTAGTGGCCCTCCACTACTCACAGTTTGCCATGATTGGTTAAATTTAATTAACAAGTTACCAGATAAGTCGGTCTCGCTCGCAGTAAAAAGCTGTTATAAGGATGTCCGGACCTTGTGGATTCAACAAGGCGAGGAACAGCAACAGAAGAGGAAAGTTGATAGCTTATCCAAAGAACTAGATAAAAAGACTTCGGCATTCAAGAAAGCTGAGAATAGGGTCTTTGAGTTCAGGCTCATGGATAAGAACACCGATACCGAAACCGAGAATCAGACGGAATCCTTTATAGATAGGAAAGATGTATTAGACAATTTGAGAAGAAGGGTCGACCTGGAAAAGGAAAAACACCATGACTGTATGAAAGAAACTGAGAGGATCACTCTGAAAAGCTTCCAGACGGGTTTTGGTCGGGTTTTCGAGTCTCTGACGGAGTTCTCCAGAGCTGCTTTTAATATGTATAGTGAATTAAGCTCCGTTGAGACTGGCGAGAAACCATCGCGGATAGAGGGTGCGCCAGTGGACGAAGATGGTGGTATTAGATGA